Proteins from one Bacteroidota bacterium genomic window:
- a CDS encoding sialate O-acetylesterase: MKTRHSNSTQQTRQQFIYFCSLILIIAGNLYSQTHLFRTAPLFQDNMVLQQQSNVPIWGKGIPGTTVSIRTSWGKTVSTEVNTDSSWMTRLSTPKAGGPFQITLKHGTTLSIIKNILIGEVWLCSGQSNMEMPLQGWPPNDTIMNSSNEIEQALYPTIRLFTVARSFESLPMEQCVGTWTECSPADVQSFSATAFHFGKTIHNTLKVPVGLINASFGGTAVEAWMDKPSISAIEGYAGIIKRLEESRDSIRMLDEWVEKHLSVSIDEKDPLRKYVGLKFQDEQCSLQNYNDKNWQEINLPLSWEKGSLGKFDGVVWFRKQIVIPSAWIGKDLKVYLGPIDDMDETYVNGQKIGENLREGVWNIDRVYTIPGTLVQDSLIQLAIRVIDLRGGGGLWGNQTKMVLTSTTEPFTVSLEGNWKYLPVAEYRSNKFALYGITGNELAQRPKVAFELTQDTPTSLFNGMINPLIPFTIKGTIWYQGESNVWNYTTYHTLFTSLITGWRKDFQSGDFPFYYVQLAPFQYWTGAKLACLREAQLQTLSLKNTGMAVTLDIGNPTNVHPTNKEDVGKRLAAWALAKTYGKKMPYTGPLYKSLKNVKRKIILSFDGVGKGLLLKERNGEHYFTVAGEDKVFKKAAVKIEGRNIVVSHPEVLHPVAVRYLWSNTEEATLFNNDGFPASSFRTDDWPE, translated from the coding sequence ATGAAAACAAGACATAGCAATTCAACTCAACAAACAAGACAACAGTTTATTTATTTCTGTTCTCTTATCCTCATCATTGCCGGAAATCTTTACTCTCAAACGCACTTATTTCGAACGGCTCCGTTGTTTCAAGATAATATGGTGTTGCAGCAACAAAGTAATGTGCCAATCTGGGGAAAAGGTATTCCCGGAACAACGGTGTCCATCCGAACTTCCTGGGGAAAAACTGTTTCTACTGAAGTGAACACGGATAGTTCGTGGATGACAAGACTCTCTACGCCAAAAGCGGGTGGACCGTTTCAGATTACTCTTAAACACGGTACCACTTTATCGATCATTAAAAATATTCTCATCGGCGAAGTATGGTTATGTTCCGGACAATCCAATATGGAGATGCCGCTGCAGGGATGGCCGCCAAACGATACGATTATGAATAGCTCCAACGAAATTGAACAGGCGCTCTATCCTACCATCCGATTGTTTACAGTAGCCCGTTCGTTTGAGTCTTTACCAATGGAACAGTGTGTCGGAACATGGACGGAATGTTCGCCGGCGGACGTTCAGAGTTTCAGTGCAACGGCATTTCATTTTGGCAAAACGATTCACAATACGCTAAAGGTTCCGGTCGGATTGATCAATGCAAGTTTCGGAGGAACAGCAGTGGAAGCATGGATGGACAAACCATCAATAAGCGCAATAGAAGGGTATGCAGGGATTATAAAAAGACTAGAAGAAAGCCGCGATAGTATTCGTATGTTGGATGAATGGGTTGAAAAACATCTGTCTGTAAGCATTGATGAAAAAGACCCTCTCCGGAAATATGTTGGACTGAAATTTCAGGATGAGCAATGCTCGCTTCAAAATTATAATGACAAGAATTGGCAGGAGATCAATCTGCCGCTATCCTGGGAAAAAGGATCTCTTGGAAAATTTGATGGAGTTGTTTGGTTCAGAAAACAGATTGTTATTCCATCCGCATGGATCGGAAAAGATCTCAAAGTATATCTCGGCCCAATCGACGATATGGATGAAACGTATGTGAACGGACAAAAAATTGGCGAGAATCTACGTGAAGGTGTTTGGAATATTGATCGGGTGTATACAATTCCGGGTACGCTGGTTCAAGATTCACTTATACAATTGGCGATCCGCGTGATTGATCTTCGAGGAGGAGGAGGGCTTTGGGGAAATCAAACAAAAATGGTTCTGACTTCCACCACTGAGCCGTTTACAGTTTCTCTTGAAGGGAATTGGAAATACCTTCCTGTTGCTGAGTACAGATCTAACAAGTTTGCTCTGTATGGAATAACCGGAAACGAACTTGCTCAGCGTCCGAAAGTAGCGTTCGAACTTACACAAGATACGCCGACATCGTTGTTCAATGGTATGATCAATCCTCTTATTCCATTTACGATTAAAGGGACAATTTGGTACCAGGGAGAAAGTAATGTTTGGAATTACACAACCTATCATACACTATTCACTTCACTCATTACAGGCTGGAGAAAAGATTTTCAATCCGGCGATTTTCCATTTTATTATGTGCAATTGGCGCCGTTTCAATACTGGACAGGTGCAAAATTAGCTTGTTTGCGTGAAGCACAGTTGCAAACTTTATCATTGAAGAATACCGGAATGGCGGTAACGCTCGATATCGGAAATCCGACAAATGTTCATCCCACGAATAAAGAGGATGTAGGAAAACGTCTTGCTGCGTGGGCATTAGCAAAGACCTATGGGAAGAAAATGCCATATACCGGTCCCCTCTATAAGAGCTTGAAAAATGTAAAAAGAAAAATTATTCTCTCATTCGATGGAGTGGGGAAGGGGTTGCTATTGAAAGAACGAAACGGAGAACATTATTTTACAGTGGCCGGTGAGGATAAAGTGTTCAAGAAAGCAGCAGTCAAAATCGAAGGACGGAATATTGTTGTTTCCCATCCGGAAGTATTGCATCCTGTTGCTGTTCGATATTTGTGGAGCAATACTGAAGAAGCGACACTGTTCAATAATGACGGATTTCCCGCATCATCGTTTAGAACAGATGATTGGCCAGAATAA
- a CDS encoding class I SAM-dependent methyltransferase, producing the protein MKQVFKKILLSLKLLDSLRYLQSLFSKISLSNLQKEIAYRKNGLPDRFPTPPSKLIFLIIRSVWSFEYWHSGLAIINDLQSHCERLNLNSKQFKRILDFGCGCGRLTRQLTRFKNAEVYGTDYNEHLIAWSSKYLTNSHYTCNNLKPPLAYQTEYFDLVVARSVFTHLDYQLQFDWIDELYRIITPGGYLYFTTHSELSTLSLGEHLIHRFKKEGFVSQNSDLQGDNKCAVYQSKDWVYTNLAKKFSVVEYIPGRLEEHLGQDIYIFQKPK; encoded by the coding sequence ATGAAACAGGTTTTTAAAAAAATACTTCTCTCTTTAAAATTATTAGACTCTTTGAGATATTTACAATCGTTGTTCTCAAAAATATCATTGTCAAATCTTCAAAAGGAAATTGCGTATCGAAAAAATGGATTGCCCGATAGATTTCCAACACCTCCATCAAAACTGATATTCCTGATAATACGATCCGTATGGTCGTTTGAATATTGGCACTCAGGTCTAGCAATTATTAACGATCTTCAATCACATTGTGAACGGCTTAATCTAAACTCGAAACAGTTCAAAAGAATATTGGACTTTGGTTGTGGTTGTGGAAGACTTACACGACAATTGACACGATTCAAAAATGCAGAAGTATATGGCACGGATTACAATGAACATCTTATCGCATGGAGTTCAAAGTACCTCACGAATAGTCATTATACTTGCAATAATCTTAAACCTCCGTTGGCGTATCAGACGGAGTATTTCGATCTGGTAGTTGCTCGTTCTGTCTTTACACATCTTGATTACCAATTACAATTTGATTGGATTGACGAGCTTTATCGGATCATTACGCCCGGCGGGTACCTGTATTTTACAACACACAGTGAATTGTCAACCCTTAGTCTTGGAGAACACCTTATCCATCGTTTTAAAAAAGAAGGATTTGTTTCTCAAAACTCAGACCTTCAAGGGGATAACAAATGTGCCGTGTATCAATCCAAAGACTGGGTATATACTAATTTAGCAAAAAAGTTTTCCGTTGTTGAATATATTCCCGGCAGACTCGAAGAACATCTTGGTCAGGATATATATATATTCCAAAAACCAAAGTAA
- a CDS encoding response regulator: MANKTILLVEDNPDDIELTLRALKKNKIMNEVIVAHDGVEALDYMFGRGAYERRDLTMMPTVILLDIKLPRVDGMEVLRKIREHPKTKLVPVVILTSSKEEQDLINGYSLGVNSYVRKPVDFSQFAEAVSNLGLYWLLLNEMPPALGE, translated from the coding sequence ATGGCAAACAAAACAATATTGCTGGTTGAAGATAATCCCGATGATATCGAATTGACTCTTCGGGCGTTGAAAAAAAATAAAATCATGAATGAAGTAATCGTAGCACACGACGGAGTAGAAGCGTTGGACTATATGTTTGGCAGAGGCGCTTATGAGCGCCGGGACTTAACAATGATGCCAACGGTCATTCTTCTGGATATTAAACTTCCGAGAGTGGATGGAATGGAAGTCTTGCGGAAAATTCGTGAACATCCGAAAACCAAACTTGTTCCCGTGGTGATCCTTACTTCATCAAAAGAGGAACAAGATCTGATAAACGGATACAGTCTTGGAGTCAATAGTTACGTCCGCAAACCGGTTGATTTCTCACAATTTGCTGAGGCTGTGAGCAATCTAGGCCTGTATTGGTTGCTGTTGAACGAAATGCCTCCCGCTCTAGGAGAATAA
- a CDS encoding family 16 glycosylhydrolase, whose amino-acid sequence MQKYFYLLLLVWLFCFPSMMLAQNYQLVWSDEFDSTQINLSEWEYEVNGNGGGNNELQYYTSRSVNSFVKDGNFSITALKESYSGKAYTSARLHTKKSWQYGKIEARIKLPYGKGIWPAFWMLGTNISSVGWPKCGEIDIMEMIGGTASSTGGDRRVFGTVHWDQGGHASYGLNYSLTSGKLNDDFHTFFILWDAERIAWYFDNFQYCVINTQPAGLNAFRAPFFIILNLAVGGNWPGSPDASTIFPQTMEFDYIRVYQNIPTGVQHSSPPQVYFELAQNYPNPFNPTTTIQYQIPASGLVSLKVFDVLGKEIAVLVNSPQESGKHSVPFNASHLTSGVYYYKLQSGMYTQVKKMQIVQ is encoded by the coding sequence ATGCAAAAATATTTTTACCTTCTTCTGCTTGTATGGTTGTTTTGCTTTCCGTCGATGATGTTGGCGCAAAATTATCAACTTGTATGGTCAGATGAATTTGACAGCACACAAATTAATTTATCCGAATGGGAATACGAAGTGAATGGGAACGGCGGTGGAAACAATGAACTTCAATATTACACCAGTAGATCGGTAAACAGTTTTGTCAAAGACGGTAATTTTTCCATTACGGCTTTAAAAGAGTCGTATTCAGGGAAAGCCTATACATCTGCACGGCTCCATACAAAAAAATCATGGCAATATGGCAAGATTGAAGCACGGATCAAACTTCCTTATGGTAAAGGAATCTGGCCGGCATTTTGGATGCTCGGAACAAATATTTCCTCCGTCGGTTGGCCAAAGTGCGGCGAGATTGATATTATGGAGATGATCGGAGGAACCGCAAGCTCTACCGGCGGGGACAGAAGAGTATTTGGCACCGTGCATTGGGATCAAGGAGGACATGCAAGTTATGGATTAAATTACTCCTTAACTTCCGGTAAACTGAATGATGATTTTCACACATTCTTTATTCTTTGGGATGCGGAAAGAATAGCGTGGTACTTCGATAATTTTCAATATTGCGTTATTAACACACAACCGGCGGGATTAAATGCATTTCGCGCTCCATTCTTTATCATTCTCAATCTAGCGGTCGGCGGTAATTGGCCCGGTTCCCCGGATGCCAGTACAATTTTTCCTCAAACCATGGAGTTTGATTATATTCGAGTCTACCAAAATATTCCTACCGGTGTTCAACACTCTTCGCCGCCGCAGGTCTATTTTGAATTGGCTCAAAACTATCCTAATCCTTTTAATCCTACCACAACAATTCAATATCAAATTCCGGCATCAGGATTAGTGAGTTTAAAAGTATTTGATGTTCTTGGAAAAGAAATTGCAGTTCTTGTGAATTCACCTCAAGAATCTGGGAAACATTCCGTTCCGTTTAATGCATCGCACCTTACGAGCGGAGTATATTATTATAAACTTCAGTCCGGAATGTATACGCAGGTGAAGAAAATGCAGATTGTACAATAA
- a CDS encoding PAS domain S-box protein — MKKTDTKKNQSYFLRLYATISQINQIIVRAKDRDALFSQICHAAVEKGKFRMAWIGLIDETSGKINPIVFAGYEHGYLSNINIEIHNTKLGKCPTAAAVRDRHCIICQDISTDPRMLSCREPALERGYSSSAAVSFRKKGHTIGVLTVYASEALSFSKDDQTLLNDIGKDISFALDSMDATRERQIAEEALRRELEVNKAMTDLSRALISSESDIQCVAESTLEFARSLTGSTHGFVSYIDPLTGNSIAYTLTSMMKSECQLTGNDRRMVFPVGPDGRYPKLWGHALNTRQGFFTNDPVSHPASSGIPVNHIPLKNFLAVPSLINDTLVGEVVVANAPHDYTNDDLTVVANLSSLYAMMVERNATEKKMRESEHQYRTLMQKLQVAVVVHGSDTQILSSNPMALKMLGLSNEQLLGKTAIDPAWHFLREDGSTMPVEEYPVNRVMSSKKSLREYVVGIFHPDSKIHTWALINADPVFAEQGNIDNVIVSFVDITDRKHTEEALHLANQYNRSLIEASLDPLVTIDAHGKITDVNTATETVTGYPRTKLIGTDFSDYFTEPEKARTGYQKVFNAGSVQDYALVIRRKDGHLTPVLYNASVYKDASGTVIGVFAAARDMTEQKKAEKANAKLAAIIESSDDAIVGKTLDGIIESWNDGAERIYGYCAGEVIGKNIFFLAPESCKNELANILERIQKGEHVRHVETERIRKDGTQIAVSLTVSPLKDESGKLIGASSIARDITERKHTEELLKKSEARLIEAQRLAHFGSWELDLKNNHLQWSPEIYNIFEIDQNQFGASYNAFLNAIHPEDRAKVNEAYTVSVQNRTPYTIDHRLLFSDGRLKYVHEQCETFYTSDGKPIRSLGTVQDITERKRIEEDLRIANIYTRSLIEASLDPLVTISADGKITDVNAATEIVTGATRKELIGTDFSDYFTEPNKARAGYQEVFNKGFVQDYALEIRHRNGKVTPVLYNATVYKDISGKVIGVFAAARDISVQKAAEKEREQFFTFFQLSPELMCIADPNGCFKKINPASMQLLGYSENELLAEPFIDFVHPEDRQPTLNEMSLQLQRGYSLNFENRYRRKDGTYIWMSWKASFNKHEGLTYASARDITETKHAEQALIQANEKMETIFSNTQILFALLDTDFNFIRVNRAYAESDEHTTDFFPGKNHFALYPDAENEAIFKTVLKSRKEYTTFAKPFQYPEHPEQGITYWDWTLSPILGSSGNVIMLVFTLLNVTERKLAEIEIKKLNEELEQRVVERTAQLEAANKELEAFAYSVSHDLRAPLRSIDGFSHILLEDYLNCLDDQGKDYLHRVRTAAQHMAQLIDDMLNLSRITRSQLNIQSVNLSDITTEIDAELRQFQPERNVELLIQKNVTVRGDARLLKIVLDNLLRNAWKFTSKNVSAHIQFGMRKVEDKDAFFVQDDGAGFDMAYAAKLFGAFQRLHSASEFPGTGIGLATVQRIIHKHGGTVWAEGKLKQGATFYFTIP, encoded by the coding sequence ATGAAAAAGACAGATACGAAAAAAAATCAGTCTTATTTCCTCCGCCTATACGCTACCATCAGTCAAATCAATCAAATTATTGTGCGGGCAAAAGACCGCGACGCATTGTTTTCCCAAATTTGTCATGCTGCCGTTGAAAAGGGGAAATTCAGGATGGCGTGGATTGGCTTGATTGATGAAACAAGCGGGAAAATCAATCCGATCGTTTTTGCTGGTTATGAACACGGGTATTTATCGAACATCAATATCGAGATTCATAATACAAAACTCGGAAAGTGTCCTACCGCGGCTGCCGTTCGCGACCGGCATTGTATAATTTGCCAGGATATTTCTACCGATCCCCGTATGCTTTCTTGCCGAGAACCAGCATTAGAGCGTGGTTATTCTTCATCTGCCGCAGTTTCCTTCCGAAAAAAAGGACATACCATTGGCGTACTCACAGTGTATGCCTCCGAAGCATTAAGTTTTAGTAAAGATGACCAAACGTTGCTTAATGATATAGGGAAAGATATTTCTTTTGCATTGGATTCGATGGATGCCACTCGTGAACGCCAAATTGCAGAAGAGGCATTGCGAAGAGAATTGGAAGTGAATAAAGCAATGACCGATCTTTCGAGAGCCTTAATTTCCAGTGAGTCAGACATTCAATGTGTAGCAGAATCTACGCTTGAATTTGCACGATCGTTGACGGGAAGTACTCACGGTTTCGTTTCGTACATCGATCCGCTGACTGGTAATTCAATAGCCTATACGCTTACTTCGATGATGAAGAGTGAATGTCAATTGACCGGGAACGATCGAAGGATGGTGTTTCCAGTCGGTCCGGACGGGCGTTACCCAAAACTGTGGGGCCACGCATTGAATACTCGTCAAGGATTCTTTACAAATGATCCTGTCTCTCATCCCGCCTCCAGTGGTATACCTGTTAACCATATACCATTAAAAAATTTCCTCGCCGTTCCATCATTGATCAACGATACGCTTGTTGGCGAAGTGGTAGTGGCAAATGCTCCTCACGATTATACAAATGACGATTTAACTGTTGTTGCAAATTTGAGCAGTCTCTATGCGATGATGGTGGAGCGGAATGCAACGGAAAAAAAAATGCGCGAGAGCGAGCATCAATATCGGACACTCATGCAGAAACTTCAAGTTGCTGTGGTTGTGCATGGATCAGATACACAAATACTCTCTTCTAATCCAATGGCACTTAAAATGCTTGGATTGTCCAACGAACAATTGCTTGGGAAAACGGCCATTGATCCTGCATGGCATTTCCTCCGTGAAGATGGGAGCACAATGCCCGTTGAAGAATATCCAGTGAATCGGGTAATGTCGTCAAAAAAATCTCTGCGGGAATACGTTGTAGGTATTTTTCACCCCGACAGTAAAATACATACATGGGCATTGATAAATGCTGATCCTGTCTTTGCGGAACAAGGCAATATCGATAATGTGATTGTCTCATTTGTTGATATTACGGACCGAAAACATACCGAAGAAGCTCTTCATCTTGCCAATCAATATAATCGTTCGTTGATTGAAGCGAGCCTCGATCCGTTAGTGACCATTGATGCACACGGAAAAATTACCGACGTTAACACCGCAACGGAAACGGTCACTGGTTATCCAAGGACGAAACTCATCGGCACAGATTTTTCGGATTATTTCACTGAACCGGAAAAAGCGAGAACCGGATATCAGAAAGTGTTCAATGCCGGAAGCGTTCAAGATTATGCATTGGTTATTCGACGTAAAGACGGCCATCTCACTCCCGTGCTGTACAATGCATCCGTATATAAAGATGCCTCTGGGACCGTGATTGGTGTTTTTGCAGCAGCGCGCGATATGACGGAACAAAAAAAGGCAGAAAAGGCCAATGCAAAACTTGCGGCAATCATTGAATCATCGGACGATGCTATTGTGGGAAAAACTCTCGATGGCATTATTGAAAGTTGGAATGATGGTGCGGAACGAATTTATGGATACTGTGCGGGGGAGGTAATAGGGAAAAATATCTTTTTCCTGGCTCCGGAATCTTGCAAGAACGAACTGGCTAATATTTTGGAAAGAATACAAAAAGGTGAGCATGTTCGCCATGTTGAAACAGAGCGTATACGAAAAGACGGAACGCAAATCGCTGTTTCGTTAACGGTCTCGCCATTAAAAGATGAGTCAGGAAAACTTATTGGTGCCTCGTCCATCGCACGGGATATTACAGAGAGAAAACACACAGAAGAATTATTGAAGAAAAGTGAGGCCCGTCTTATTGAGGCACAGCGATTGGCACATTTCGGATCGTGGGAATTGGATTTGAAGAACAATCATCTTCAGTGGTCGCCCGAAATATACAATATCTTCGAAATTGACCAGAATCAATTTGGTGCCTCCTATAACGCATTTCTTAACGCCATTCATCCGGAAGATCGAGCCAAAGTAAATGAAGCGTACACCGTTTCCGTACAGAATCGTACTCCTTACACCATAGACCACCGTCTGCTATTTTCGGATGGCAGATTAAAGTATGTTCATGAGCAGTGTGAAACGTTTTATACTTCCGATGGAAAACCGATTCGTTCTCTTGGTACTGTGCAGGATATTACCGAACGGAAACGTATTGAGGAAGACCTTCGGATTGCTAATATTTACACCAGAAGCCTCATTGAAGCGAGTCTCGATCCGCTGGTAACCATTAGTGCCGACGGGAAAATCACTGACGTGAATGCGGCAACAGAAATTGTCACCGGGGCAACGCGGAAAGAATTGATCGGCACAGATTTTTCGGATTACTTCACGGAACCGAATAAAGCCCGTGCAGGGTATCAGGAAGTATTCAACAAGGGATTCGTTCAAGATTATGCATTGGAAATCCGTCACCGTAACGGAAAGGTCACTCCAGTATTGTATAATGCAACAGTATATAAGGATATTTCTGGAAAAGTGATTGGGGTGTTTGCCGCAGCACGAGATATCTCTGTTCAAAAAGCAGCAGAAAAAGAACGGGAACAATTCTTCACATTTTTCCAGCTTTCGCCGGAATTGATGTGTATTGCAGATCCGAATGGGTGTTTCAAAAAAATAAACCCTGCATCTATGCAGCTGCTTGGATATTCGGAAAATGAACTGCTCGCGGAACCATTTATCGATTTTGTTCATCCCGAAGACCGGCAGCCGACACTGAATGAGATGTCGTTACAACTTCAACGAGGATATTCACTCAATTTTGAGAACCGTTATCGCCGCAAAGACGGAACCTATATTTGGATGTCATGGAAGGCATCGTTTAACAAACATGAAGGGCTTACCTATGCTTCTGCACGGGACATCACGGAAACGAAACATGCTGAACAAGCATTAATACAAGCCAATGAGAAGATGGAAACCATCTTTTCCAATACACAAATATTATTCGCATTGTTGGACACTGATTTTAATTTTATTCGAGTCAATCGTGCCTATGCTGAGTCGGACGAGCACACGACTGATTTTTTCCCGGGTAAAAACCACTTTGCACTTTATCCAGATGCAGAGAATGAAGCGATCTTCAAGACTGTATTGAAAAGCCGAAAAGAGTACACCACTTTCGCTAAGCCGTTTCAATATCCGGAGCATCCGGAACAAGGGATTACGTATTGGGATTGGACACTCAGTCCTATCCTCGGATCCAGTGGAAATGTTATCATGCTTGTATTTACGCTGTTGAATGTCACGGAACGGAAACTGGCAGAAATTGAAATTAAGAAACTGAACGAGGAATTAGAACAGCGAGTTGTTGAACGAACTGCACAGTTAGAAGCAGCGAACAAAGAACTTGAAGCGTTTGCCTATTCCGTATCGCATGATCTTCGCGCGCCTCTTCGGAGCATTGATGGATTCAGTCACATTCTTCTTGAAGATTATTTGAATTGCCTTGATGATCAGGGGAAGGATTATTTACATCGTGTCCGCACTGCAGCACAGCATATGGCGCAACTGATTGACGATATGCTAAATCTATCACGAATTACGCGAAGCCAGCTGAACATTCAATCGGTCAATCTAAGTGACATCACAACGGAAATCGATGCTGAACTTCGGCAGTTTCAACCGGAACGGAATGTCGAGCTGCTCATTCAAAAAAATGTGACCGTCCGCGGCGATGCCCGTCTGTTAAAAATAGTATTGGATAATTTATTGAGAAACGCTTGGAAATTTACGTCAAAAAATGTTTCCGCACATATTCAATTTGGTATGAGGAAGGTAGAAGATAAGGATGCCTTTTTCGTTCAAGACGACGGCGCAGGATTTGATATGGCATATGCAGCAAAACTCTTTGGCGCTTTTCAACGCTTGCACTCTGCATCGGAATTTCCCGGGACCGGTATAGGACTGGCAACTGTGCAGCGTATTATTCATAAGCATGGAGGCACTGTGTGGGCAGAGGGAAAACTTAAACAGGGAGCAACATTTTATTTCACCATTCCATAA
- a CDS encoding phosphatase PAP2 family protein: MGQFKHQIQLWDERTILSIIARRGLTLTKLMKFFSAMGDGYAWIVLAVVFYILTDVSTTWLFVGITAFAAELICYKIIKQSTTRKRPCHAHANIQNLVEPQDQYSFPSGHTAAATVAALLFSVAVPVLIPLFIVSVMLIGLSRIYLGVHYPTDVLMGFALGVFSFTFALYIF, translated from the coding sequence ATGGGCCAATTTAAGCATCAAATACAATTATGGGATGAACGGACTATTCTCAGCATTATTGCACGACGAGGATTAACGCTCACGAAGCTCATGAAATTTTTCTCTGCAATGGGAGATGGATATGCGTGGATCGTGTTAGCAGTTGTCTTTTATATTCTCACCGATGTATCAACGACTTGGCTGTTCGTTGGCATTACGGCATTTGCTGCCGAACTGATTTGTTATAAAATTATCAAACAGTCAACAACGCGTAAAAGACCGTGTCATGCACATGCCAACATTCAGAATCTTGTCGAGCCGCAAGATCAATATAGTTTTCCTTCGGGACACACTGCTGCCGCCACAGTGGCAGCATTATTATTCAGCGTTGCCGTTCCCGTATTGATCCCGCTATTTATTGTATCGGTTATGTTGATCGGTCTTTCTCGGATATATCTCGGAGTGCATTATCCTACGGATGTGTTGATGGGATTTGCATTGGGGGTTTTCAGTTTTACGTTTGCGCTGTATATTTTTTAA